In Horticoccus luteus, the following proteins share a genomic window:
- a CDS encoding PEP-CTERM sorting domain-containing protein (PEP-CTERM proteins occur, often in large numbers, in the proteomes of bacteria that also encode an exosortase, a predicted intramembrane cysteine proteinase. The presence of a PEP-CTERM domain at a protein's C-terminus predicts cleavage within the sorting domain, followed by covalent anchoring to some some component of the (usually Gram-negative) cell surface. Many PEP-CTERM proteins exhibit an unusual sequence composition that includes large numbers of potential glycosylation sites. Expression of one such protein has been shown restore the ability of a bacterium to form floc, a type of biofilm.) yields the protein MKFALIRRGCLVASLCSALIGAARGQVLTGDTMQGTDLLATGYAGALANDIALTQTFSGISGIDTITFRFLSAGVNSISFGPGTVDYVFGEWSNATGATSTLQSSIASGQASLADASSWTSVPTLTSPLTDYGFNVARYFDVTFDLSNYVLDSSRVYGLTFFGNGFSAANGIALEKSLYGPGSPDYYAGGTAYALYSSGYSAGQNLGTLAAISGDEQGTDFAFTASAISPVPESSTMAVMLAGLFVAGLVIVRRRRQATVGVN from the coding sequence ATGAAATTCGCACTGATCCGTCGCGGTTGCCTCGTGGCCTCGCTTTGCAGCGCCCTGATTGGAGCGGCGCGCGGCCAAGTATTAACCGGGGATACGATGCAGGGAACGGATTTGCTGGCCACCGGTTATGCAGGGGCGCTGGCGAATGATATCGCGCTGACGCAGACTTTTTCGGGCATCAGTGGCATCGACACGATTACGTTTCGTTTCTTGTCGGCAGGGGTGAACTCCATCTCGTTTGGGCCGGGCACGGTGGATTACGTTTTCGGTGAGTGGAGCAATGCGACGGGTGCAACGAGCACCCTCCAGAGCTCAATCGCCTCGGGGCAGGCGAGTTTGGCCGACGCCAGTAGCTGGACCTCCGTCCCCACGCTGACGTCGCCCTTGACTGACTACGGTTTCAACGTGGCCCGCTATTTCGATGTGACGTTCGATCTCAGCAACTACGTGCTGGATAGTTCCCGGGTCTATGGGCTGACGTTCTTCGGCAACGGTTTTTCGGCGGCGAATGGCATTGCGTTGGAAAAATCGCTCTACGGTCCGGGCAGTCCGGATTATTACGCTGGCGGGACGGCCTACGCGCTTTACTCCAGCGGATACTCCGCAGGACAAAACCTGGGCACGCTGGCCGCGATTTCGGGAGATGAGCAAGGCACCGATTTTGCGTTCACGGCCAGTGCGATTTCACCGGTGCCGGAGAGTAGCACGATGGCCGTGATGCTGGCGGGACTCTTCGTTGCGGGATTGGTCATCGTGCGTCGGCGGCGTCAAGCGACGGTCGGAGTGAACTGA
- a CDS encoding Maf family protein, with the protein MSTPRTLILASASPRRKQLLAQLGATFLIEVARVTEHEDPATDPREMVAHNAALKADWVAAVHPEAVVLGADTTVFIDGTVLNKPMDIGDARKMLQRLSGKTHTVFTGLAVRCAATGLRLDEGVATEVTFRPLDEAAIDAYLGKVDPRDKAGGYAIQEHGEMIVAGYTGSYTNIVGLPVEATKQILTKLGLLG; encoded by the coding sequence ATGTCCACTCCGCGCACGTTGATCCTCGCCTCCGCCTCGCCTCGCCGGAAGCAGTTGCTGGCGCAGCTGGGGGCGACGTTTCTCATCGAGGTCGCGCGGGTGACTGAGCACGAGGATCCGGCGACTGATCCGCGGGAGATGGTGGCGCATAATGCGGCGTTGAAGGCGGACTGGGTGGCGGCGGTGCATCCGGAGGCGGTGGTGCTCGGGGCCGACACGACGGTGTTCATCGACGGCACGGTGCTGAACAAGCCGATGGACATCGGTGACGCGCGGAAGATGTTGCAGCGGCTCAGTGGGAAAACGCACACGGTATTTACGGGACTCGCGGTGCGGTGCGCGGCGACGGGGTTGCGCCTGGATGAGGGCGTGGCCACGGAGGTGACGTTTCGCCCGCTCGATGAGGCCGCGATCGACGCCTATCTCGGCAAGGTGGACCCCCGCGACAAGGCCGGTGGGTATGCCATTCAGGAGCACGGCGAGATGATCGTGGCGGGCTACACGGGCTCGTATACGAATATTGTGGGTTTGCCGGTCGAAGCGACGAAACAAATTTTGACGAAGCTCGGTCTCCTCGGCTGA